Part of the Nicotiana sylvestris chromosome 5, ASM39365v2, whole genome shotgun sequence genome is shown below.
tagaaatcatgcctacaggaaataaaggaatcgATTTCTTtatttagaaagcatgtctataagaTTTAAGATAAAATCGGCTTGCTAAAATTAGTAACTGGTTTACagcttagataccatgtctttagggTTCTGCCCGACTATCACTTAGGCAAGCTTGTAGGTTAATTAAATTATGGGTCTAGAAACTATGACTGCTTGTTTGACGTATGCCGGATTCAACGTATTAacaaaaatcagtaggcaactgatAGGTACTCGTCTGCTCACTTTAATAAATTGTTGTATATTCTGTTTGTGCtcatttagatatcctgcctataggatcctaaaaTCATTTAAAGTTGTTTGTCTGAACAACGTGCATTTGTTTGTCTACTTGTGGAGGTTAATATGAGACCACTTAATTGCTCCTTATGTGACAGTCCTACTtgacttttgtttgtcgcttagttttctccttttaaacaacataagtgagtctagaaccaccttaaatagaggccctaaacacctccagggccagaagtaagggacgagtagtgcacgcataaggtacATACTGGATATTATTAGAATTCTTAGGTAATAactgaaaaggggagggtaattgggtagtaaagaaaatgatgacctgtgcgctaatgctatgtgtagcacccgaatttggggacgattaccaagtattgcacagaagtgatcctataggctaaaaaacctaggaccccttttactCCTTGTTTAAAGGTAATACCTGTTTGTTTCAATTGCTTTATTTCCTTAAAGATTAATTCACCTAAATTGAGTTTTGCcgggacccactgttgtggaTCTCAAGGGgggcctaacaccttcccctcaagttaatttcgagcccttacccaatctctggtaatgtaagCCGGTTTCACGTGTTAATTattctaggttccctaacgcaccttaatccgttaggtggcgactcttcaaatctcatacccaattccaaaaggaaaggagttgtcccaaaaatgtcgaaacccggactccatgaggaaaaaggggcgcgacagcatggcgactctgctggggacatttttaggctcttaccataacaaacatgttttttgtgaattagtcttaagcatgttTTATTCTGCTAATACATGCTCACCCTTCCCCTTTTCCCCTTTATCTGtacttaattgcttattttcaagcatttattttttcctttactacagaaactgacttgtctcctggTTTTCTTTACTAAAtgtctttcaattattaaataccgcatttatcattctttttaacgtgcaaatacgtgacaacatgctatttattgtggtataaatcatgctcaacatcatattccactcttgcattatcaatcctatagcaacgcttgatgagtgtttgcgtcCTTCccatatatcaccctttaaatttggaaaggagtatttgtggtaaaactagtcgatcaacggtgcagtcgatggttccgtgtcTTTTCCTCTCAAGTTCTcgacttgagggtaccagtctagacctctatagaaaccttactctgattaattgtacattcatcatggtcaaacctagtcgggttaatatgttgtccacataataaccctctaGGACAAGCCTCGTACAAAAGTCCaccgggttttccataatcccaatggacgcaATCAcaattttgtgcattaatttagGAGAAAATAAGTGCCAATACGCTAATCATAGTTGTATAAATAATCGAATCTGGaaggggaaagggcctaaccatatttgttttgcagtaaatgaggcatgaagtccccaggTTTGGAATGGTCTGTAACATACCACCAttattgctagattggtgggaggatatTCCatcaagtgataaaaaattaCGTGAAAAGGTTCTTGGGAAATTTGCCTTTTTTATTGGACCTCCAGCCGAACAACATGTTAATCGAAGCTGCCACAATGTTCTGGGACAAAGAAAGTGTCGTGTTTTGCTTTAGAAACATAGAAAgacccctctcttggaagaaatagaGGGATTCGTTGGGCTACCTTGGGATATTCCTGGTTTATTGGTGCCAAAAATTGCACTACTAGGGGGTTTTAGAAGATGATGGgattaaagaagaatgatgacttggaaTGCTTGAAGAAttcctacatacccttcgacttcctctatgaatgaTATGGTCACAACAGATCTTATTATATATTTGATGacgaattctccatcacttccttGGGATGGATTCACCGCATGGTTTTTGTGTTCATCGTCTGTTTTTTGGACATGATAGtgttcccgatccaaggggatagaatccacaccagactggccatggtaaccaaaaccTTGATGGATGAGATCGAGGGGaagacatataccattgtccctatgatcattgcagacatataccggGCCTTAGAGCACTGTTAGAAGGGGTACAAATACTTTAAAGGTTGTAATCTGCTGttacaagtttggttgttagagcatATCCAAAAGGGTCAATACCATCAAGAACTTccgcgaaggccgtggaatgatcacatagctttccatcatCCTAAGAGAATGACTTATATCCTAGACAGGTTTGCTCAACCCAAAAATGCTATAGGGTGGGTGCAATGTTTCAGCAATTTGACCGAGGATcaagttcaatggatgttcgaatggttccctatcgacgagttcatcatcagatctagggatgttccacacttggtactGATCTGGTTAAGGGGCATATACACTTTTGCTCCCATTAGGGTTATAAACAGGCAGGCAGGAAGCAGGTCATGCCGCAagttgctaaaatgagtcactacagggcagattttcaggatgacgacgtcccatacaaatgtgaagctcagcatatgtggcatttgaAAATTATCATGGAAAATGATACCATCGAGCTAGATCGGTATCATGCCAGTCATGTGTACTTCTACCAATCATGGTTGGAAGATAACATAGCACGAATAtttgagccaagggttggtccaggaaatagaGTCATAGATAAGGTTGCTGAGGCACAAGTGAAGTATAACAAACAGCGCAAAAGAGTTACAGGTCCAAGGCCGAGCATCTGGAGTGACACAAAACCGATATGGAACTAATTAATGAATGGAGAAGATGCCTATTAAATCAAGCAAAAGGTTGGAAAATCTAGAGTACAATCTGATGGAATTGGAGggaaaaatgaggaagagagtcaccgattgccagaaaGCCGAAGGAAGCAAAGGAGGACATCTAGCAAGGGCATACCCACTGATGAACCTGCGGGAACTAGGGAATTTGATCAACGAAGCCAAAAACATCCAgcctggagaaggtccttctaggaccaagtagattaggtttatttactttttcaaatgtaataaggccaagagccatcaatgacttatcttatttagtgtcgtttttagattcatctatttttacattaatgaaatgaagcAATTATTGACACTAAAAttttccaaatctatttgtcgctaggcctacctcaggcacaacgagtcTCCCAAATTAGAACACGAATTtatattcccgcaatatgtgtttaaatactgcaaatattttTTCAGAATCCTtattgacttgtttaccttttgtttttttttatttttattattcccatccccttaggttggttcgcacatactgacatcatcagcatatcacaccagatctaccTCCTCCTCCTCTGAGTAATCCGAAAAGCAGAGGAAATGCTAAGATGGATGATTTGAGTGGTATCCGAAAAGAAAATCCTGAGAATAttgaaacttcagatggtcggagtactccggcccAGAAAGATTTGGTCCTACGATTGGAGCAGAAAATACTGGAGTTACAAGGGGAACTTGAGTAGGTCCGCAATTTGGGCAAATCTCTCCCTCACCCTAAACTTCCCAGACAttaaccaacaaaatgctcaaaacctagaacctcctcaaaatacgtcaaaccaacgtccacaaaatcctcccatACCCCATCAATATGAAACTCCTCTCcaaaatcctaatcctccaccggtaccaactcctccacaacaccatcatcaaccaacccagtacccacaaaccactacctatcatactcctcagaacacaccacaacctattcccgaccctcaaaactcaaccaacgatcACCACTATACCCAAATCCCTGGCAcccaccaaaacaaccccatatacatGGAGACACTACCTCACTCTATTCAActaatctcctatacaccagaatctatTGAGAAGGACCTGCTTATCAAAAACATGGCCAAGgagctcaagaagttgacaagtcgagttcagggtgttgaaggaggtaaATGGATAGAAGGTCTAAACTATGAGTATttgtgcatacaaccagatgtggaactgccggagggtcacaaacctcccaagttccaAATGTTTGATGGAACGGGTGATCCCAAAGTTCATCTGAgaacttattgtgacaagctcgtggaggtcggaaaagatgaaaggattcaaatgaagctcttcatgagaagtcttaccggagatgccctgtcctggtacataagccagaatcctaagaagtgggttaattgggtgagcatggcataAGATTTTATGGACCGTTCAAGTTTAATATGGAGAATGCACCGGATATCTTTtatatccagaacctaaagaagaagccaactgagacTTTTCACGAGTATGATACTCagtggaggtcggaagcagccaaagTCAGACCAGCAttagacgaggaacagatgaacaagttctttattAGGGCATATGACCCATAGTATTATGAAATACTAATGGTTATCGAGAATCATAAGTTctttgatatcatcaaactcggggaaAGGATTTAAGAGGGTATTAAAAGCGGGATGGTGGCAAATTTTGAGGAACTGCAagccacgaacaaagcattgcaatcaggtggcatatcaaagaagaaagaagtaggggcagtaatggtggcccaaggcccaaaatctccacttacataccaaacacctccacctacatactaaccctcacctcccagatattctcaacctgCCACTgcctatcacacttataacacccagccagcctactatcattcacctccaactcgTCTGAATTACCAGAAACCCTGGCCTAGGTTTTTTTATCGCAAGCCACCCAAACAATACACCGCCACTGCTGAACCCATCGATCAGCTATATGAAAGATTGaaggctgctggttatgtcacccatatTACCGCTGTGGCAATGGAGaattcatctcaatgggtcaatccgaacaaaacctgtgcatatcattccggtatgaaggggcacaccgtTGATGAGTGCCggacattgaaagataagatccagacattgAATGATAATAAGGTGATACAGGCGAAGGAAGTTACACCCaacgtccgcaacaatcctcttcCAGATCATAGGGGCGAAGAGATCAATGTGATAGAAACGAATGAGGAGTGGGATCCCGGGGGATCAATTGGTCTTATCAAAGAGGGCTACGATCCTAAGAAGCCTGCAGTCATGCTCAATCCTATTGTGGTCCAAGTACAGCCACAATTTGAGGTTGAGGTAACCGCATCGgttccattcgaggtagaagtAACACCACCTGCAGCCACACCTATTCCActtgaggtagaagtggccacactTTTCATAGTGACAGTAGCAACCACGCCTCCTTTCAAGTCCaacgccataccttgggattaagTTGCCGAAGCTAGACaaaagggaaaagcaaagatggaatAATTTTGTGCCACACAGGGAATGACCAGaactggaaggatctatacacccaaAAATTTGGAAGGATCAAGCAAGGAGGCTTCTACCAAACAACCTGTCATTGAAACTGGACCAGAAAATCTTtagaggaaagtacaggcgaTGGAATACTCTTTCGTCGGTCATTTAAACAAGGCCCCCgcccagatatccatcctgtcactattgcaaaacTCAGAGGCGCATAGGAGTGCTCTGATGAAGGTGATGAATGAAGCTTATGTGTCCAACAATATTAccagtggagagatggccaacatggtagggcaagtactagagagtcacaagatcactttccaTGTGGATGAACTACCGCCTGAAGGATTAAGTCTCAATAGGGCACTGCATATCACGGTAcagtttgaagacaaattcattgttAAGGTCCTAATATTTGGGGGTTCTAGCCTCAAAATTTCTCCATTGACTACTCTAAAAAGGttgggcaaagatttccatgagatacagGCAGGAAGTATGAATGTTAAAGTATTTAATGGGTCTCAAAGGGacacgattggggagattaacctttgtctgcagatgggaccaacttggttcgatgttgagttccaagtactagacatatcagctacataAAATCTTCTATTGGgttgaccttggatacatgccgctggggTCGTGGCTTTCATgctacaccaggccgtgaagttcgaatggaaccatcaggaggtaatcattcacggagatagaAGTAActccatttacaccagtcaaactatcctggttatcgagaatagaagaaggctggGTGAGTaacttatcaccacattgaacatgtcaatgcaattgagaaggacaagtggtggagtaacaaaatagaaagcatactggcatggtctgggtatgaacccgacaaataGCTTAGGAAGGaactccagggcattaccaaaccgATGCAGTTGAAATGTCACGGCACAACTTTCGGGCTGGGATATCCATACACCTGGCAAGAATATAATGATTGctcgccaccatggcgcagtccttATTACCTTCTCGAGTAGCCAGTGCCACATCTGAGTCAGTTTTTTCACTAggccgatacaatatggggatTTGCAGAGGAAGAAACTTTGGCTGGGTTGagaaacttgttcctagaagacgggaatatggattgcaatgtgataactgaggaggaggaggaagaaggcctcactattcagactgtggataagggagttgttctcaagaattggactgtcACACCATTCCGGGCCCGCCGTgttcctgggtagcttggcaatcaGCCTGACTTGTTTtaatagccatgctaggcatttaagatattttcagaagttttgtttttaaagacgcattttatttcaaaataattgctggagtcatcgagccgtacctattttggatattttcaaattttaatCAAGGCATTGCTATTtagtattcattattatctttcacatttttttctacagcgttattattacttttcctgataaacggatgactgtgacatgtaatgagacaacgcaatataaggatagtgactcagaagaagaggatgaaatacctgaggaagttgtcagagaagttgaaaattttgagaacaaacctatgTCCAATCTGGATGAAACCGaagcaatcaatttgggagatcCCGAAACCGTCaaagagactcgcataagcattcacctatcaccgtcagaaaaggaagagtatactcgtttcctgaaagaatatgaggatatttttgcatggtcatatgacgacatgaccggtctgagcacatccatagtggctcacaagttgcctaccaaccCAATGTGTCCGCCAgagaagcagaaactcagaaaattcaaactagacatgagtttgaaaatcaaggaggaagtcactaagcagattaaagccaaagtcctcagggtagttgagtacccaacttggttagccaacattgtactggtttcgaagaaagatgggaacGTCAAGGTATGTGTttactatcgggatttaaacagagcaagtcccaaggacgatttcccaatgccaaatatacatatcctaatcgacaattgcgctaagcatgaactccaatcctttgtagattgcttcgcgggttatcaccagatttggatggacgaagaagacacagagaaaacaactttcattacatcgtggggagtgtactgctacaagatcaTGCCATTCgatctaaagaatgttggggctacttaTGTGAGAGCCAtggaaaccatcttccatgatatgatacacaaggaaatagaggtgtatgttgatggtgtcatcatcaaatccaagagggccacatatcacatagcagacttgagaaaattctttgatagGCTAAGGAGGTATAATctaaaattgaaccccgcaaaatgtgcattcaggCTACTGCAGGCaagctattgggattcattgtcagccacCAAGGAATCGAGTTAAACtagtccaaagttaaggctatccaagaattaccaccaccaaagagcaaaaagaacgtgatgagcttcctaggatgcctcAGCTACATCAGCCGCTCCATAGCACAGTCCACGGTAATacgtgaacccatcttcaaaatgttgaggaaagatgctgaaaccagTTGGACCGAGGACTGTCAGaaggcttttgataaaatcaaggaatacatgtCTACACTGCCAGTCCTAGTCCCACCTGAACCTAGGAGACCTTTTCTACTCTATCTATccgtattagatggagctttcagaTGTgatttgggacaacatgatgagacgggAAGAAAGGatcaagccatatactacttgagtaagaagttcacaccttatgaagcacgatactctctactGGAACGCACtagctgtgctttgacctggacaactcagaaattgaggcattacttctatgcctataccacatacctcatatccaggatggaccgtctgaagtacatctttcagaagcccatgccacccggaaagttagccaagtggcagatattgtTAACTGAGTTCGATAtaatctatgtaactcaaaaggcggtcaaaggacaagcattggtagaccatcttgctgagaatcctgtaggaggagaatacgaaccattcaaaacgtattttcttgatgaagaagtTATCGTTCATAGAagaggacattgctgaagcctatgacggttggagaatgttctttgatgggactgcaaacttcaaaggagtgggcattgaagaagttttggtatcagaaacaggtcaacattacCCGGTCTCCATGAAGCTTAGGTtttcgtgcaccaacaatatggtagaatatgaggcttgcatcatggggctcaatctgGCCATCAATATGAATATACAAGAATTGCTGGTAATTGGCgattcagatcttctggtacatcaggttcaaggagaatgggctacaaaaaacaccaagatactaccatacttgtatcatgtataggaattgatgaagaggttcacaaagatagtaTTCAAACATGTACCCATAATTCAAAATGAATTTGTAGATGCACTAGCcaccttgtcatcaatgatacaacatccagataagaattttaTCAATCCCATCCCGGcgaggatccataatcaaccggcttactgtgcacatgttgaagaagaaatgaatggaaaaccttggttccattacatcaaagaatacttggcaaaaggagaatacccagaacatacaaaccatactcagaaacacACACTGCGGAGGTTGTCCAATTacttcttccaaagcggagggaccttgtatagaagaactcctgatctggggttgttaaggtgtgttgacacAAATGAGGCTTCCAGATTGCTTGAAGTGATACATGCCGGAACTTGCGGaccatatgaatggttttgttctagccaaaaaGATACTCAGAGTTGGATATTtatggatgaccatggaaacagatTGCATCAGGTACgtccagaaatgccaccaatgctaggtacatgcagacatgatagaGGTACCATCGAATGAGCTCAATGTAACAAGTGCACCTTGATCttttgctgcctggggaatggatgtcatctgTCCAATTGAGCCCACTACTTCTAACGGGCACcagttcattttagtggccatcgattacttcacaaaatgggtagaggttgcatcctacaaagctgtaaccaataaagtcatcgcagattttgtcaaggatcatattgtttgccgatttgAGGTTCcagagtccattatcactgataatgccaccaatctcaacagtgacctgatgaaagccatgtgtgaaaccttcaaaatcaagaacAAAAACTCTATAACATACATGCCTTAAATGAACGGAGCTGTGGAAgctgccaataagaacatcaagaagatactaagaaagatggtagaaaatcacaaacaatggcataaGAAGTTACCATTTGCCTTATTGGGGTACCGTACCACAGTCCGCCCATCAACTAGTGCAACtccctatttactggtttatggtaccaaagCCGTCATTCTAacagaagtagaaatcccttctttaaggatcatacaagaagccgaactcaacgatgcagaatggataaggagccgttatgagcaactagccctcatAGACGTTAAAAGAATGAACGTAGTATGTTAAGGTAAGttttattagaacagaatgtccagagctttcaacaaaag
Proteins encoded:
- the LOC138869353 gene encoding uncharacterized protein, whose translation is MLRKDAETSWTEDCQKAFDKIKEYMSTLPVLVPPEPRRPFLLYLSVLDGAFRCDLGQHDETGRKDQAIYYLSKKFTPYEARYSLLERTSCALTWTTQKLRHYFYAYTTYLISRMDRLKYIFQKPMPPGKLAKWQILLTEFDIIYVTQKAVKGQALVDHLAENPKLSFIEEDIAEAYDGWRMFFDGTANFKGVGIEEVLVSETDALATLSSMIQHPDKNFINPIPARIHNQPAYCAHVEEEMNGKPWFHYIKEYLAKGEYPEHTNHTQKHTLRRLSNYFFQSGGTLYRRTPDLGLLRCVDTNEASRLLEVIHAGTCGPYEWFCSSQKDTQSWIFMDDHGNRLHQVRPEMPPMLGTCRHDRGTIE